One genomic region from Salvia hispanica cultivar TCC Black 2014 chromosome 2, UniMelb_Shisp_WGS_1.0, whole genome shotgun sequence encodes:
- the LOC125203328 gene encoding acyl-CoA--sterol O-acyltransferase 1-like has translation MVVQAIIEIVKHYAQGEITNFIKVWTLVFASLSYCFFLSKTLPTGFPRLLAISPAIILNLILPLTLHTMHLGGSSAFFLAWLANFKLIMLAFGHGPLSDPSISLPKFAAFACLPIKSNSDFPSRGLKSIWNYLAKALLICLFLKLYDYTDLVHPKLTWLLYFLHIYCGLEIILAVAGGIAGALIGVELEPQFDEPYLSSSLHDFWGRRWNIMVSKILRPTVYKPVLDFSAPITGRRWAHFPAILASFFVSGLMHELIFYYLGRRRPSGELTAFFVLHGVCLGAEVAVKKAVKGRWGVPRVLAGPLTMGFVLATSFWLFFPEFLRCNAIEKAFGEYAAVEAFLRDVTYALASKSIHNTTNTIV, from the coding sequence ATGGTGGTGCAAGCAATCATCGAAATCGTGAAGCATTACGCACAAGGAGAGATCACAAACTTCATCAAAGTATGGACTCTCGTCTTCGCCTCTCTCTCCTACTGCTTCTTCCTCTCCAAAACCCTCCCCACCGGCTTCCCCCGCCTCCTCGCCATCTCCCCCGCCATAATCCTCAACCTAATCCTCCCCCTCACCCTCCACACCATGCACCTCGGCGGCTCCTCCGCCTTCTTCCTCGCCTGGCTCGCCAACTTCAAGCTCATCATGCTCGCCTTCGGCCACGGCCCCCTCTCCGATCCCTCCATCTCCCTCCCCAAATTCGCCGCCTTCGCCTGCCTCCCCATCAAATCCAACTCCGATTTCCCCAGCCGCGGCCTTAAATCCATCTGGAATTACCTCGCAAAAGCCCTCCTAATCTGCCTCTTTCTCAAATTGTACGATTACACCGATCTCGTCCACCCCAAGCTCACCTGGCTCCTCTACTTCCTCCACATCTACTGCGGCCTCGAGATAATCCTCGCCGTCGCCGGTGGAATTGCTGGGGCTTTGATCGGGGTGGAGCTGGAGCCCCAATTTGACGAGCCCTATCTGTCCTCGTCGCTGCACGACTTTTGGGGGAGGAGATGGAATATCATGGTTTCTAAAATCCTAAGGCCCACTGTGTACAAGCCCGTTTTGGATTTCTCAGCGCCTATCACGGGCCGGAGGTGGGCCCACTTCCCGGCTATCCTCGCCTCCTTTTTTGTGTCGGGCCTGATGCACGAGCTGATTTTCTACTATTTGGGGCGGAGGCGGCCCAGCGGGGAGCTCACGGCGTTTTTCGTGCTGCACGGGGTGTGTCTGGGGGCGGAGGTGGCGGTGAAGAAGGCGGTCAAGGGGCGGTGGGGGGTGCCCAGGGTGCTGGCGGGCCCCCTCACGATGGGGTTCGTGCTGGCGACGTCGTTTTGGCTGTTTTTCCCGGAGTTTTTGAGGTGTAATGCGATTGAGAAGGCGTTTGGGGAGTATGCGGCGGTGGAGGCGTTTCTGAGAGATGTTACTTATGCTTTGGCTTCCAAATCTATccataatactactaataccATTGTTTAG